One stretch of Candidatus Thorarchaeota archaeon DNA includes these proteins:
- a CDS encoding leucine-rich repeat protein: MTECSVSYTTTDGVSETASVDNGIIKLRKKSIEEIDLSELEDCDSLTELELDGNKLTSIDLEPLSTCSNLRNLDLSKNSFTSLDIVPLKKCENLEKLNIGTNILEGVDLSALAKCTGLRSLRLFNNKLREINLESLANCPHLNRLELANNLLDSLNLSPLANCHELEQLNLMYNELRSLDIAPLENAEGLRYLYLHHNYLEDLDLTSLADSELHILRLGGNELREIDLKPLSSCKNLGRLGIAMNNLREIDLSPLAECSALYSMDISRNKLSEINLEPLSNCRNLEELYIYSHHEQEENNFERVNLTPLFECPELIDMILPEDAELVADKNYKKKENIPPAMKKLKENSRITWV; this comes from the coding sequence TTGACAGAATGTAGTGTCTCTTACACGACAACAGACGGAGTATCTGAAACAGCCAGTGTTGACAACGGTATAATTAAGCTACGGAAGAAATCCATTGAAGAAATAGATCTTTCAGAGCTTGAGGATTGCGATAGTCTTACTGAGCTAGAGCTGGACGGAAACAAGCTCACTTCCATTGATTTAGAACCCCTCAGTACTTGCTCTAATCTGCGGAATCTAGATCTATCAAAGAATAGCTTCACCAGTTTGGATATAGTCCCTTTGAAGAAATGCGAGAATCTGGAGAAGCTTAACATAGGAACAAATATCCTAGAAGGTGTCGATCTCTCTGCATTGGCCAAATGTACGGGCTTACGAAGTTTACGGCTATTCAATAACAAGCTGAGAGAGATAAACCTTGAATCTCTAGCCAATTGTCCTCATCTAAATCGATTGGAATTAGCGAATAACCTACTCGACAGTTTGAATCTATCACCTTTGGCTAATTGTCACGAGCTAGAGCAACTAAATCTCATGTACAACGAATTGCGATCGTTGGACATTGCTCCACTAGAAAACGCAGAAGGGCTACGTTATCTCTATCTTCATCATAATTATCTGGAAGATCTCGATTTGACATCGCTTGCAGATTCAGAATTGCATATCCTACGGCTTGGAGGCAATGAACTGAGAGAAATCGACCTTAAGCCATTATCGAGCTGCAAGAATTTAGGTAGGCTCGGAATAGCCATGAATAACCTACGAGAAATAGATTTGAGCCCCTTGGCGGAGTGCTCTGCGCTCTACAGCATGGACATTTCAAGAAACAAGCTCAGTGAAATCAATCTTGAGCCCCTATCTAATTGCAGGAACCTAGAAGAGCTATACATCTATAGCCACCACGAGCAAGAAGAGAACAATTTTGAACGGGTGAATCTCACGCCACTATTCGAGTGCCCCGAGCTTATTGACATGATATTACCAGAAGATGCTGAACTGGTAGCAGACAAGAATTACAAAAAGAAAGAGAACATTCCACCAGCAATGAAGAAACTGAAGGAGAATTCAAGAATCACTTGGGTTTAG